In Mauremys reevesii isolate NIE-2019 linkage group 20, ASM1616193v1, whole genome shotgun sequence, the following are encoded in one genomic region:
- the HASPIN gene encoding serine/threonine-protein kinase haspin: protein MERPTRPQPRLLRTYARRGASLYRLPRPAPWLSPPLDCKRLFSSSSASVGSTSTASSPGSEDPDFQPRGRRAPPLPPPRSPGRLRRRRRGGSEEPKENRAPAGPGPQSDGCALPATPLPRHVTRRRALRSPGRRAGLRARPPLLCSTPQQAPPGAESGPLPEEESILGGCQENGPSDPGRAASGRAPRNVLAELSSMAPGSSVTEPAAGLAGSMELFSPPLSGGSGRVSRGHQHPTASSGSPPGGDWRGRSPPACTASPQGAQSHATCRISGSQYVLLPCAAWSQPEAAQGDSIQLVPSTLPGIHRQSVPTLGQPVSPHHKTVSKDHVQRLTSQKAERAQRTTQGPCQLETSLGLQKSVNHSGAALPITGKPHVLVQDNTSPDEPHDLRGCCQERSWNLSTDKNRHQLQPVVVLSSQVVPTWLANRKINNKLAAWPSWRENDCQQPVSPSTLSVISVKKSRSSKAVPRDGDGGTSRKACISGFSSSRWGKQARRRPFRHKNSKTPWQQAEGSFFQEQMRQRGIEKNALEMSSFLCDFSCLNDSQGWARARASLSLHKKKKVSIEESACDSIPCTPSSKSQLAGYRKSPFIQSVGYCNWPTSPVLLLTPMKSHSVLEVTLTDAEKVYGECQQVGPISFEECIPPDKMKNCLKIGEGVFGEVFQTNSERGAVALKIIPVEGTERVNGEAQKSFSEILPEIIISKELSLLSQEVENRTVGFIDLHSVHCVQGAYPKHLLKAWDKYHQLNRSENDRPDLFGEQQLFMVLEFEFGGNNLENMRKQLNSVATAKSLLHQVTASLAVAEEGLHFEHRDLHWGNILVKKTNLKKLSYTLNGAVYTIPTKGIHVNIIDYTLSRMEKDGLTVFCDISTDKELFQGRGDYQFDIYRQMKRENSNNWADYHPHSNVLWLHYLADKLLKEVNYKNKPSSSSALRGIQKQLRKFHSEVLNFSSASDVLLNSSLFH, encoded by the coding sequence ATGGAGCGGCCTACGAGGCCCCAGCCGCGGCTGCTCCGCACCTACGCGCGCCGGGGCGCCTCCCTCTACCGGCTGCCGCGCCCGGCGCCCTGGCTGTCGCCGCCTCTGGACTGCAAGCGGCTCTTCAGCTCCAGCTCCGCCTCCGTGGGCTCGACTTCCACCGCCTCGTCCCCCGGCTCCGAGGACCCCGACTTCCAGCCCCGCGGCCGCCGCgcgccgcccctgcccccgccccgcagtCCCGGCCGCCTGAGGCGGCGGCGGAGAGGCGGCAGCGAGGAGCCCAAGGAGAACCGGgcccccgccgggccgggcccgcAGAGCGATGGCTGCGCCCTGCCCGCCACCCCGCTGCCGAGACACGTCACCCGCCGGCGGGCGCTCCGGTCCCCGGGGCGCAGGGCGGGGCTGCGGGCGcggccccccctgctctgcagcacCCCGCAGCAGGCGCCGCCCGGGGCGGAGAGCGGGCCCCTCCCCGAGGAGGAGAGCATCCTGGGGGGCTGCCAGGAGAACGGGCCCTCCGATCCCGGGAGGGCGGCCTCGGGCCGGGCCCCCCGGAACGTCCTGGCCGAACTGAGCTCGATGGCGCCGGGGAGCAGCGTCACGGAGCCCGCGGCAGGGCTGGCGGGCAGCATGGAGCTCTTCTCCCCGCCGCTGTCCGGGGGCAGCGGCCGGGTCTCTCGTGGCCACCAGCATCCCACCGCCAGTTCAGGCAGCCCCCCGGGGGGAGACTGGCGTGGCCGGAGCCCGCCGGCGTGCACCGCATCGCCCCAGGGTGCCCAGAGCCATGCTACTTGTAGGATATCTGGGAGCCAGTATGTCCTCTTACCCTGTGCTGCTTGGAGTCAGCCTGAGGCAGCCCAGGGAGACTCGATCCAGCTTGTTCCCTCAACACTTCCAGGTATCCACAGACAGTCTGTCCCTACTCTGGGCCAGCCTGTGTCACCCCATCATAAAACTGTGAGTAAAGATCACGTCCAAAGACTGACCTCACAAAAGGCAGAGCGGGCTCAGAGGACTACACAGGGACCTTGCCAGCTAGAAACTAGTCTGGGCCTGCAGAAAAGTGTTAACCattctggggctgcactgcccaTTACTGGGAAGCCCCATGTCCTGGTACAAGATAATACCAGTCCTGATGAGCCACATGATTTGAGAGGATGCTGTCAGGAAAGGAGCTGGAACCTTAGCACAGACAAAAACAGACACCAACTTCAGCCCGTGGTGGTCTTGAGCTCTCAAGTGGTACCAACCTGGCTGGCTAACAGGAAGATCAATAATAAGTTGGCTGCTTGGCCCTCCTGGAGGGAAAATGATTGTCAGCAGCCAGTTTCCCCTTCTACCCTGTCTGTAATCTCAGTAAAGAAGTCCAGAAGTAGCAAGGCCGTTCCCAGAGATGGTGATGGAGGCACCAGTAGAAAGGCCTGTATCAGTGGGTTCAGCTCCAGTCGATGGGGGAAACAGGCAAGGCGTCGCCCTTTCAGACACAAGAATTCAAAAACTCCATGGCAGCAGGCTGAGGGCTCCTTCTTTCAAGAACAAATGAGGCAAAGAGGAATAGAGAAAAATGCCCTGGAGATGTCATCTTTTCTGTGTGACTTTTCTTGCCTCAATGACTCCCAGGGGTGGGCCAGGGCTcgagcatctctctctcttcacaaGAAAAAGAAAGTTTCCATTGAGGAAAGTGCTTGTGACAGCATCCCTTGTACGCCTTCCTCCAAATCTCAGCTTGCAGGGTACCGTAAGTCCCCGTTCATTCAAAGTGTGGGCTACTGTAACTGGCCCACTTCCCCGGTGCTCCTGCTGACTCCCATGAAGTCCCATTCTGTTCTGGAGGTGACGCTTACAGACGCAGAAAAGGTGTATGGGGAATGCCAGCAGGTGGGTCCTATCTCCTTTGAGGAATGTATTCCCCCAGATAAGATGAAGAACTGTTTGAAGATTGGAGAAGGAGTATTTGGGGAGGTGTTCCAAACAAACAGTGAGAGAGGAGCTGTGGCTTTAAAAATCATTCCTGTTGAGGGGACTGAGAGGGTCAATGGAGAAGCTCAGAAGAGCTTCAGTGAGATCTTGCCAGAGATTATAATTTCAAAGGAGCTCAGCCTTTTATCCCAGGAGGTAGAGAACAGGACTGTAGGGTTCATTGACTTGCACTCTGTGCACTGTGTCCAGGGAGCATATCCCAAGCATCTTCTGAAAGCCTGGGACAAATATCACCAACTGAACAGATCTGAAAATGACCGGCCAGACCTGTTTGGAGAACAGCAGCTGTTCATGGTCCTGGAATTTGAATTTGGAGGCAATAACTTGGAGAATATGAGGAAGCAGCTAAATTCAGTGGCAACAGCAAAAAGCCTGCTGCATCAAGTTACTGCTTCCTTGGCTGTGGCAGAGGAGGGACTGCACTTTGAGCACAGAGACTTGCATTGGGGGAATATTCTGGTGAAGAAAACTAACTTGAAAAAGCTCAGTTATACTTTGAATGGAGCAGTTTATACAATCCCCACGAAAGGAATTCATGTGAACATCATAGATTACACCCTCTCTAGGATGGAGAAAGATGGGCTAACGGTCTTCTGTGATATTTCTACTGACAAAGAGCTGTTCCAAGGAAGAGGTGACTACCAGTTTGATATCTATAGGCAGATGAAAAGAGAGAATTCCAACAACTGGGCTGATTATCACCCCCATAGCAATGTCCTGTGGCTGCACTATTTGGCAGATAAACTTCTGAAAGAGGTAAACTACAAGAATaagccatcctcctcctctgccttgagAGGCATACAGAAACAGCTCCGAAAATTCCACAGCGAAGTTCTGAACTTTAGTTCTGCAAGTGATGTTCTGCTCAATAGCAGCCTTTTCCACTGA